One segment of Rickettsiales bacterium Ac37b DNA contains the following:
- a CDS encoding Type IV secretory pathway, VirB2 components (pilins): MLNYMPVLENKIYWKIFTVFFAVMLLLPPEVMAQTSNDAISTVLCNVVKQLNGPIGKGIATIAIIVLGIGLFLGKLSWGLAVATAIGIGMIFGAAQIVTWIGAGAAGTGQTISGICS, translated from the coding sequence ATGTTAAACTATATGCCAGTATTAGAAAATAAAATATATTGGAAAATATTTACAGTTTTTTTTGCGGTTATGCTTTTATTACCGCCAGAAGTTATGGCCCAAACTAGTAATGATGCTATTAGTACGGTATTATGCAACGTTGTTAAACAATTAAACGGTCCTATAGGTAAAGGTATAGCAACTATTGCCATAATAGTACTCGGTATAGGTTTATTTCTAGGAAAATTATCATGGGGCCTCGCGGTTGCAACAGCGATTGGTATAGGTATGATATTTGGTGCTGCACAGATAGTAACATGGATTGGTGCTGGTGCTGCTGGTACTGGGCAGACTATTAGTGGTATATGTTCATAA
- a CDS encoding Type IV secretory pathway, VirB2 components (pilins), whose translation MLNYMPVLEKKIYWQAYVVFFLAMLVLSPEVMAQTSNDAISTVLCNVVKQLNGPIGKGIATIAIIVLGIGLFLGKLSWGLAVATAIGIGMIFGAAQIVMWISAGTAGTGGNVTNICT comes from the coding sequence ATGTTAAATTATATGCCAGTCCTAGAAAAAAAAATATATTGGCAAGCATATGTAGTTTTTTTTCTGGCTATGCTTGTATTATCACCAGAAGTTATGGCCCAAACTAGTAATGATGCTATTAGTACAGTATTATGCAACGTTGTTAAACAATTAAACGGTCCTATAGGTAAAGGTATAGCAACTATTGCCATAATAGTACTCGGTATAGGTTTATTCCTAGGCAAATTATCATGGGGTTTAGCAGTGGCAACTGCGATTGGTATAGGTATGATATTTGGTGCCGCTCAGATAGTAATGTGGATTAGTGCTGGTACTGCTGGTACTGGTGGTAATGTTACTAATATTTGTACGTGA
- a CDS encoding Type IV secretory pathway, VirB2 components (pilins): MLNYMPVLENKIYWKIFTVFFAVMLLLPPEVMAQTSNDAISTVLCNVVKQLNGPIGKGIATIAIIVLGIGLFLGKLSWGLAVATAIGIGMIFGAAQIVMWISAGTAGTGGNVTNICT, encoded by the coding sequence ATGTTAAACTATATGCCAGTATTAGAAAATAAAATATATTGGAAAATATTTACAGTTTTTTTTGCGGTTATGCTTTTATTACCGCCAGAAGTTATGGCCCAAACTAGTAATGATGCTATTAGTACGGTATTATGCAACGTTGTTAAACAATTAAACGGTCCTATAGGTAAAGGTATAGCAACTATTGCCATAATAGTACTCGGTATAGGTTTATTTCTAGGAAAATTATCATGGGGCCTCGCGGTTGCAACAGCTATTGGTATAGGTATGATATTTGGTGCTGCACAGATAGTAATGTGGATTAGTGCTGGTACTGCTGGTACTGGTGGTAATGTTACTAATATTTGTACGTAA
- a CDS encoding Type IV secretory pathway, VirB2 components (pilins) yields MHIYIFNTLDNRIYFRICLLFLAVLLIAVVPIEVMAQNNDDAISRVLCNIVKQLNGPIGKGISTIAIIVLGIGLFLGKLSWGLAVATAIGIGMIFGAAQIVAWISNGVTASPIIFSEICP; encoded by the coding sequence ATGCACATTTATATTTTTAATACATTAGATAATAGAATTTACTTTCGTATTTGTCTTCTTTTTTTAGCAGTGTTATTAATAGCTGTAGTGCCTATTGAAGTTATGGCACAAAATAATGATGATGCTATTAGTCGAGTGCTTTGTAATATTGTAAAGCAATTAAATGGTCCTATAGGTAAAGGTATTTCTACTATTGCCATCATAGTACTTGGTATAGGTTTATTCTTGGGCAAATTATCATGGGGCCTCGCGGTTGCAACAGCTATTGGTATAGGTATGATTTTTGGTGCGGCTCAGATAGTAGCGTGGATTAGTAATGGTGTGACTGCTTCTCCAATAATATTTTCTGAGATTTGTCCATAG
- the rnd gene encoding Ribonuclease D, whose protein sequence is MTIITTTAELNNLCNLLNSQSFITIDTEFLRDKTYFPKLCLIQIGLDNHTVIIDALSPHLDITPLFYIFNNDNIIKVFHAATQDLEIIFRLSGTIPYPIFDTQTAAMFCGLGCSISYNNLSTQLIGVQIDKTYQFTDWSLRPLSNAQITYALNDVHYLRDIYIKLRKKLLELNRLKWLEEEMLLIRNPTNYINNPEHAWIKIKSKIKNKNAIPLLQKLAAWREINAQQLDVPRGHLLKDNTLIEICKILPDSLIQLKSIITPANKHFIRNKTLKASLFNTIQESYISMEAKLSFSIEDSSATNRTLYSMLKLLLKSKSTEYNISPNIIASDEELLTISSNEKALSSYLIKTMQGWRYDIFGKYAIDLQQGKIALTMRNNNIYVIEL, encoded by the coding sequence ATGACAATTATCACAACTACTGCTGAACTTAATAATTTATGTAATTTATTAAATTCACAAAGTTTTATTACCATAGATACTGAATTTCTGCGTGATAAAACATATTTTCCTAAATTATGTTTAATACAAATTGGCTTGGATAACCACACAGTTATTATTGACGCCCTAAGTCCTCATTTAGACATTACACCTTTATTTTATATCTTCAATAACGATAATATTATTAAAGTTTTTCATGCTGCAACTCAAGATCTAGAAATTATATTCAGACTATCGGGTACTATACCTTACCCTATCTTCGATACCCAAACAGCTGCTATGTTTTGTGGCCTAGGATGCTCAATTAGTTATAATAATCTTTCTACACAACTAATTGGTGTGCAAATAGATAAAACGTATCAATTTACCGATTGGTCATTAAGGCCATTAAGTAATGCACAAATTACCTATGCTCTTAACGATGTACATTATTTAAGGGATATTTACATCAAACTCAGAAAAAAATTATTGGAGTTAAATAGATTGAAATGGCTCGAAGAAGAAATGTTATTAATAAGAAATCCAACTAACTATATTAATAATCCCGAACACGCATGGATAAAGATTAAATCTAAAATTAAAAATAAAAATGCTATTCCATTATTACAAAAACTTGCCGCCTGGCGTGAAATTAATGCTCAACAACTAGATGTTCCTAGAGGACATTTATTAAAAGATAATACATTAATTGAAATATGCAAAATACTACCTGATAGCTTAATTCAATTAAAATCAATTATTACTCCTGCTAATAAACATTTTATACGTAATAAAACTTTAAAAGCTTCTTTATTTAATACTATACAAGAATCCTATATATCTATGGAGGCCAAGCTAAGTTTTTCTATAGAGGATAGCTCTGCTACAAATAGAACCTTATATTCTATGTTAAAATTACTATTAAAATCTAAAAGCACAGAATATAATATATCACCTAATATTATTGCATCAGATGAAGAATTACTAACTATCTCTTCCAATGAAAAAGCATTATCTTCTTACTTAATTAAAACTATGCAAGGTTGGAGATACGATATCTTCGGAAAATATGCGATAGATTTACAACAAGGAAAAATTGCATTAACAATGCGTAATAATAATATTTATGTCATAGAACTATAG
- a CDS encoding Leucine-rich repeat protein, whose product MAIIDKSFSKKQIAEVLQLLESNAAIEELMIRDIEEIQIVQTLGLILSNNIKLKCIEFVDCEMSPFEYLVDTFDTNKTISSLIKYSADLDDNLDLCLKDIESLAQILNKPDSSIHSLRFSVNLSDSDDISVLMERISEVCLSYNSLRHLDLSYNSIGLEGIKHIAEGLSKNTTLRVLYLTDNTDHDLDEVFGIGDKGAYYLAKALESNTHLKYLDLSNNFIGMLGHSYLASTMKNNKTLNVLKLNVEYTKYKMPEIGYTEWINCLSINKNIVVLTLSEKCDEVDELLQDNIEQATRLADMVVNNKTLNLSDTRELINRKSAVQYILENHEISLPTGKITKSYSEKESAEMIEKVLLPVRGKYTLRLLGVNQLRNDNNQQASWLENLPLNIREQIFRYNVFEENIQHNISKKHEIAKNFIQAIFDKNNMVVETCLSKMKHEKFGIALLAGKNLAKEFSTQEIEQLINKHEQEFAQITKYLDFPCKNKRTIREL is encoded by the coding sequence GTGGCTATAATTGATAAATCATTTTCAAAAAAACAAATTGCAGAAGTGTTACAATTATTAGAATCAAATGCTGCTATTGAAGAGTTAATGATAAGAGATATAGAAGAGATCCAAATAGTTCAAACACTGGGATTAATATTAAGCAACAATATCAAACTAAAATGTATCGAATTTGTAGATTGTGAGATGTCACCATTTGAATATTTGGTAGATACTTTTGATACAAATAAAACTATCTCATCTCTTATAAAATATAGTGCAGACTTAGATGATAATCTTGATCTATGTTTGAAGGATATTGAAAGTTTAGCTCAAATATTGAATAAACCAGATAGTTCTATACACTCCTTAAGATTTTCTGTAAATTTAAGTGATTCAGATGATATAAGCGTATTAATGGAGCGGATAAGTGAAGTATGTCTTTCTTATAATTCACTACGCCATCTTGATCTAAGTTATAATAGTATAGGTTTAGAAGGAATTAAACATATAGCTGAAGGTTTAAGTAAAAATACTACTTTAAGGGTATTATATTTAACAGATAATACAGATCACGATCTAGATGAAGTGTTTGGTATAGGTGACAAGGGAGCATATTATCTTGCTAAGGCGCTAGAAAGTAATACTCATTTAAAATATCTTGATTTGTCAAATAATTTTATAGGAATGTTAGGTCATTCATATTTAGCTTCTACCATGAAAAATAATAAAACTTTAAATGTTTTAAAGTTAAATGTTGAGTATACAAAATACAAAATGCCTGAAATAGGGTATACAGAATGGATAAATTGTTTAAGTATTAATAAGAATATAGTTGTTTTAACATTATCTGAAAAATGTGATGAAGTTGATGAGTTACTGCAAGATAATATAGAACAAGCTACTAGATTAGCTGATATGGTAGTTAATAATAAAACTTTAAATTTATCTGATACTAGAGAATTAATTAATAGAAAATCAGCAGTGCAATATATTTTGGAAAATCATGAAATATCTTTACCAACAGGAAAAATAACTAAGTCATATAGCGAGAAAGAGTCAGCAGAGATGATAGAGAAGGTGCTATTGCCTGTGCGTGGTAAATATACTTTGAGATTGCTTGGGGTTAATCAATTACGTAATGATAATAATCAACAAGCTTCTTGGTTAGAAAATTTGCCACTAAATATTAGGGAGCAAATATTTAGATATAATGTATTTGAAGAAAATATACAGCATAATATTTCTAAAAAACATGAAATTGCTAAAAATTTTATACAAGCAATATTCGACAAAAATAATATGGTAGTTGAAACTTGTCTTTCGAAAATGAAGCATGAAAAATTTGGTATCGCTTTATTAGCTGGTAAGAATTTGGCTAAAGAGTTCTCTACCCAAGAAATAGAGCAACTTATTAATAAGCATGAACAGGAATTTGCTCAAATTACAAAATACTTAGATTTTCCCTGTAAAAATAAAAGAACAATTAGGGAGTTATAG
- a CDS encoding Putative malate transporter — MVKREINLKLLLPLILLGVALWYLPTPRGLDSKGWHILIIFMITVIGIIISPMPMGATAFAAIATLVLTNTLSLHNALSGFSSHIVWLVVIAFFIARGFIKSGLGERIAYYLISKFGHSTIGLSYSLIFTEFLLAPMIPSATARGGGIIFPIVQSLAEEYAKSPYFAHKTGKNYTAAFLITVCFHTNVITCALFLTAMAANPLIASLAASLNVHISWLNWSLATIVPGVVNLIILPYLVYFLLPPDIKHSVEIPKQASHALAAMGKLSRNEIIMIITFAVMILLWVVGPAWKIDATTTALIGFLALITTGVLSWDDAITEKGAWKTLMWFATLLMMAEFLTKLGITAWAEVNIKNMLGNAQGPYIILILGIIFFYIHYFFASITAHATVMYTTFMLMLIHLGVAPLIAGISLAVLSNLSGGLTHYGISSAPIYFGAGYLSAKEWWKVGGIISTCNMIIWIAVGSIWLYILGWW; from the coding sequence ATGGTAAAACGGGAAATAAATTTAAAATTATTACTGCCTTTAATTCTCTTAGGCGTAGCTTTGTGGTATTTACCAACTCCAAGAGGGCTAGACTCTAAAGGATGGCATATTCTTATTATATTCATGATTACAGTTATTGGCATTATTATCTCACCTATGCCTATGGGAGCTACAGCTTTTGCTGCTATAGCTACCTTAGTTCTAACTAATACTCTTTCACTTCATAATGCACTTAGTGGCTTTAGTTCACATATAGTATGGTTAGTAGTTATAGCTTTTTTTATCGCAAGAGGATTTATTAAATCGGGATTAGGTGAGAGAATAGCTTACTATTTAATTAGTAAATTTGGGCATAGTACTATAGGTTTATCTTATAGCTTGATATTTACTGAATTTCTGTTAGCACCAATGATTCCAAGTGCTACTGCAAGAGGTGGAGGTATTATTTTTCCTATAGTACAATCTTTAGCCGAGGAATATGCAAAATCTCCTTATTTTGCCCATAAAACTGGTAAAAATTATACTGCTGCATTTTTAATTACAGTATGTTTCCACACAAACGTTATAACATGCGCTTTATTTTTAACAGCAATGGCTGCTAACCCTTTAATAGCTAGTTTAGCTGCTTCTTTAAATGTACATATAAGTTGGCTCAATTGGTCATTAGCTACAATTGTTCCCGGAGTTGTAAATCTAATTATATTACCATATTTGGTGTATTTTTTATTACCTCCAGATATAAAACATAGCGTAGAAATTCCAAAACAAGCAAGTCATGCGCTAGCGGCTATGGGTAAACTTTCTCGTAATGAGATTATAATGATAATTACATTTGCCGTTATGATTTTATTATGGGTAGTAGGACCTGCATGGAAGATTGATGCTACGACTACTGCTTTAATAGGTTTTTTAGCACTGATCACAACAGGGGTGTTATCCTGGGATGATGCTATTACTGAAAAAGGTGCATGGAAAACTTTAATGTGGTTTGCTACTTTGCTTATGATGGCAGAATTTTTAACAAAGCTTGGTATTACAGCATGGGCTGAAGTTAATATAAAAAATATGCTTGGAAACGCCCAAGGACCATATATAATTCTTATTTTAGGTATCATATTTTTTTATATACATTACTTTTTTGCCAGTATTACAGCCCATGCAACAGTTATGTATACTACTTTTATGCTTATGCTTATCCATTTAGGGGTAGCTCCGTTAATAGCAGGTATCTCATTAGCAGTATTATCTAACCTATCTGGAGGATTAACCCATTACGGTATTAGTTCAGCACCAATTTATTTTGGAGCCGGGTATTTATCAGCAAAAGAATGGTGGAAAGTAGGTGGGATTATATCAACCTGTAATATGATTATATGGATAGCCGTAGGTTCCATATGGTTATATATACTAGGATGGTGGTAA
- a CDS encoding Uracil DNA glycosylase superfamily protein has protein sequence MDNLNELLIKIRECSNCAAFLPLGVRPILRVNHSAKLLIIGQAPGIRVHNSGIPWNDRSGDRLREWLAMDKVEFYNHDNIAIMPMGFCYPGINKNGGDNPPRRECAPKWHKNLLDLLPNIKLVLLVGSYAQKYYLKTEMQKTMWLTVRLWHRYLPYFFPLPHPSWRNNIALQKNGWFYTELVPELQVSVKKTIISR, from the coding sequence ATGGATAATTTAAATGAGTTATTAATAAAAATAAGAGAATGCAGTAACTGTGCTGCATTTTTACCTTTAGGGGTTCGTCCAATACTTAGAGTTAATCATTCAGCTAAACTATTAATTATAGGACAGGCTCCAGGTATTAGAGTGCATAATAGCGGGATACCTTGGAATGATCGTTCAGGTGATAGATTAAGAGAGTGGCTTGCGATGGATAAAGTAGAGTTTTATAACCATGATAATATAGCTATTATGCCTATGGGTTTTTGTTATCCAGGTATAAATAAGAATGGGGGAGATAATCCTCCACGTCGTGAGTGTGCGCCCAAATGGCATAAAAATTTATTAGATTTATTACCTAACATTAAATTAGTACTTTTGGTAGGAAGTTATGCTCAGAAATATTATTTAAAAACGGAAATGCAAAAAACTATGTGGTTAACAGTTAGACTATGGCATAGATACTTACCTTATTTTTTTCCTTTGCCTCATCCAAGTTGGCGTAATAATATTGCACTACAGAAGAATGGTTGGTTCTATACAGAGTTAGTACCTGAATTACAAGTTTCAGTAAAGAAAACAATTATCTCACGGTAG
- the ftsK gene encoding DNA translocase FtsK, with protein MKIARIFYPFTANLHYIIGILLIIIACFLTVSLITYSASDPSFNLANDNAVHNYGGVYGAFIVDPLLQLFGGASALFAIIPLCWGIRIVMQKEIQFWLVRIAFLLLAVMAVATVFNLLFTKPNDEIFHNGYIGYYVGIKLKAIWPLTVPLYIMPISVLLISIMVIFIASSLTFKECSKIGDFITYILCYLWKLIKITFIVFSYPFISIYRRKKVEEQNVSSNFSTELKRQLKSTTRPKMKQIVKHAIEPLGSYKLPYTSLLNVIIERGKKHHMSNNLLAHQVEKLEQVLNDFGIYGQITDVHQGPVVILYELEPKAGTKSSRIIGLADDIARSMSAISARIAVIPGRNVIGIELPNQHREMVYLRELLETDQYKSGEEKLPLILGKDIAGKGVIADLTRMPHLLVAGTTGSGKSVAINVMILSLLYRLTPKECKFIMIDPKMLELSVYEGIPHLLTPVVTEPQKAVVALKWVVKEMENRYRTMSNLGVRNIAGYNKYIMEAKAKGKQLTRSIQTGFDAKTGKPINEQIPISMEPLPFIVVIVDEMADLMLVAGKDIEGLVQRLSQMARAAGIHMIMATQRPSVDVITGVIKANFPTRVSFQVTSRIDSRTILGEQGGAEQLLGQGDMLYMSGGGKIVRVHGPFVEDQEVEKIVSYLMSQGSPEYIEDITYNSDDEEEDNTSEGEYDDLYDKAVELVQRERKASTSYIQRYFRIGYNRAANIIECMEKEGVVSNANHVGRREVLIKE; from the coding sequence ATGAAAATAGCACGAATATTTTATCCCTTTACCGCTAATTTGCATTATATTATAGGTATACTGCTTATAATAATTGCTTGTTTTTTAACAGTTTCTTTAATTACCTATAGTGCAAGTGATCCTTCATTTAATTTAGCTAATGATAACGCTGTACATAATTATGGAGGGGTGTATGGAGCCTTTATTGTGGATCCGTTATTACAATTATTTGGAGGGGCCTCAGCTTTATTCGCAATAATACCGCTATGCTGGGGAATAAGAATCGTAATGCAAAAGGAAATACAATTTTGGCTAGTAAGAATAGCATTTTTATTGTTGGCAGTTATGGCTGTTGCTACAGTATTTAATTTATTATTTACCAAACCTAATGATGAGATTTTTCATAATGGTTATATAGGATATTATGTAGGTATTAAATTAAAAGCTATTTGGCCTTTAACGGTTCCATTATATATTATGCCTATTTCTGTTTTACTCATTAGTATTATGGTAATATTTATTGCGTCTTCGTTGACATTTAAAGAATGCTCGAAGATTGGGGATTTTATAACCTATATATTATGCTATTTATGGAAATTAATAAAAATTACGTTTATTGTATTCAGTTATCCATTTATTTCTATATATCGTAGAAAGAAAGTAGAAGAACAAAATGTATCTTCAAATTTTTCTACAGAATTAAAACGCCAGTTAAAATCTACTACTAGACCTAAAATGAAACAAATAGTAAAACATGCTATAGAACCATTGGGATCATATAAATTGCCTTATACCTCATTATTAAATGTGATTATAGAACGAGGAAAAAAACATCATATGAGCAATAATTTGCTTGCGCATCAAGTAGAAAAACTTGAACAGGTGCTGAATGATTTTGGTATTTATGGACAAATTACTGATGTTCATCAAGGGCCAGTAGTCATTTTATATGAATTAGAACCAAAAGCTGGTACTAAATCTTCGCGCATTATAGGTCTTGCTGACGATATAGCTAGGTCAATGAGCGCAATATCTGCACGTATAGCTGTGATTCCTGGTCGGAACGTTATTGGTATAGAGTTACCTAACCAACATAGAGAAATGGTTTATTTAAGAGAATTGTTAGAAACAGACCAATACAAATCTGGAGAAGAAAAATTACCTTTAATTTTAGGTAAAGATATAGCTGGTAAGGGTGTAATTGCAGATTTAACACGTATGCCACATTTACTGGTAGCTGGTACTACTGGCTCTGGAAAATCGGTGGCTATTAATGTAATGATTTTGTCATTACTTTATAGGCTTACCCCCAAAGAATGTAAATTTATTATGATAGATCCTAAGATGTTAGAGTTATCAGTTTATGAAGGTATTCCACATTTGTTAACACCGGTGGTAACCGAGCCTCAAAAAGCGGTAGTGGCCTTGAAATGGGTAGTAAAGGAAATGGAAAATCGTTATCGAACTATGTCCAATTTGGGAGTAAGGAATATTGCCGGTTATAATAAATACATTATGGAAGCTAAAGCAAAAGGTAAGCAGTTAACCAGATCTATTCAGACAGGATTTGATGCTAAAACTGGTAAGCCTATCAATGAACAAATACCAATTTCTATGGAGCCTTTGCCCTTCATTGTAGTAATAGTAGATGAAATGGCAGATTTAATGTTGGTAGCTGGTAAAGATATAGAAGGGCTAGTACAAAGGTTATCACAGATGGCACGTGCTGCAGGTATACATATGATTATGGCAACTCAAAGACCGTCTGTAGATGTGATTACAGGAGTCATAAAAGCTAATTTTCCTACGCGTGTAAGTTTTCAGGTTACCTCACGTATAGACAGCAGAACAATTTTAGGGGAGCAAGGTGGTGCAGAGCAGCTTTTAGGTCAAGGGGATATGTTATATATGTCTGGCGGAGGGAAAATTGTTAGAGTACATGGTCCTTTTGTTGAAGACCAAGAAGTAGAAAAAATAGTATCTTATCTAATGAGCCAAGGTAGTCCTGAATATATTGAAGATATAACTTATAATAGCGATGATGAAGAAGAGGATAATACTAGTGAAGGTGAATATGATGATTTATATGATAAAGCAGTAGAATTAGTACAAAGAGAGAGAAAAGCCTCTACTAGTTATATACAGCGTTATTTTAGAATAGGATATAATCGTGCCGCTAATATAATAGAGTGTATGGAAAAAGAAGGTGTGGTTAGTAATGCCAATCATGTTGGAAGAAGAGAAGTTTTAATTAAAGAATAA
- the glpX gene encoding Fructose-1,6-bisphosphatase class 2 yields MASIKSSTVIQSNFAKGNHNLEQNLMFDILKVSIDGALASFDWVGKGDEKSADQAAVSAIRSSLNQLNIDATIVIGEGERDKAPMLYIGEKVGIGSGPKLDIALDPLEGTTICAHAAPEAMSVIAIAEEGGFLHAPDVYMEKIAIGPNFPPNIIDLDNTPHVNLQNIAKAKKCHVNDLTVAVLKRERHKELIAKIREAGAKIQLISDGDIASVISTAISNSNVDIYMGTGGAPEGVLAAAALRATGGQMMGRLIFNDDNEKKRAYNMGISDPNQKYMIDDLAKGNVIFAATGVTSGSLLNGIEKLSNHYTSHSMITYSKNSSIHYITSTHKF; encoded by the coding sequence ATGGCTAGCATAAAATCATCTACTGTAATTCAATCTAATTTTGCTAAAGGAAATCATAATTTAGAACAAAACTTAATGTTTGATATATTAAAAGTCAGTATTGATGGGGCACTAGCATCTTTTGATTGGGTTGGCAAAGGAGATGAAAAAAGCGCAGATCAAGCAGCTGTTAGTGCTATACGCTCGTCCTTAAATCAACTTAACATAGACGCTACTATTGTGATAGGAGAAGGCGAACGAGATAAAGCACCTATGTTATACATAGGAGAAAAAGTAGGTATAGGTTCTGGTCCTAAGCTAGATATAGCCTTGGATCCTCTTGAAGGTACTACTATATGCGCACATGCTGCACCGGAAGCTATGTCAGTTATAGCAATTGCCGAAGAAGGAGGATTTTTACACGCTCCTGATGTTTATATGGAAAAAATAGCTATAGGACCCAATTTCCCCCCTAATATAATAGATTTGGATAACACACCTCACGTTAATTTGCAAAATATAGCAAAAGCTAAAAAATGCCACGTTAATGACTTAACAGTAGCAGTCTTAAAGCGAGAAAGACATAAAGAGCTTATAGCTAAAATTAGAGAGGCAGGCGCTAAAATTCAACTTATTAGTGATGGCGATATTGCAAGTGTAATTTCTACAGCTATTAGCAATTCTAATGTTGATATTTACATGGGAACAGGTGGTGCTCCCGAAGGAGTTTTAGCTGCTGCAGCACTACGCGCAACTGGAGGACAAATGATGGGTAGGCTAATATTTAATGATGATAACGAAAAAAAACGTGCTTATAACATGGGCATAAGCGATCCTAATCAAAAATATATGATTGATGATTTAGCTAAGGGAAACGTAATATTTGCTGCAACAGGTGTAACTAGCGGCTCCCTATTAAATGGTATAGAAAAACTATCTAACCATTACACATCTCATTCTATGATTACCTATTCTAAAAATTCGAGTATACATTACATAACCTCTACGCATAAATTTTAA
- a CDS encoding Ribosome-associated inhibitor A has translation MEIIAGKHIDVGDALKKYVNESFSNKIEKKYSEFIQKNEIILSKEPHADPYSVDIIITPKSKVGGEVLKANGTGDTAYKAFDEAIGKIETQLNKHKNKLTSHHHKHTSANKESYSFIGSR, from the coding sequence ATGGAGATAATTGCCGGTAAACATATAGATGTAGGAGATGCATTAAAAAAATATGTAAATGAATCCTTTTCTAATAAAATTGAAAAAAAATATTCTGAATTTATTCAAAAAAATGAAATAATTTTATCAAAAGAGCCGCATGCTGACCCATATAGTGTAGATATTATTATTACTCCCAAATCTAAAGTAGGAGGAGAAGTACTGAAAGCAAATGGTACAGGTGATACCGCTTATAAAGCTTTTGATGAAGCTATAGGAAAAATTGAAACTCAATTAAATAAACATAAAAATAAATTAACTTCTCATCATCACAAACATACGAGTGCTAATAAAGAATCTTATTCGTTTATTGGATCACGTTAA